In Fundulus heteroclitus isolate FHET01 chromosome 8, MU-UCD_Fhet_4.1, whole genome shotgun sequence, a genomic segment contains:
- the LOC105915563 gene encoding GRAM domain-containing protein 2B isoform X2, which produces MVPMSELTDAPLTPLAAPEQLPCKESRGKSLTSSEGNNEEERRQRRRGRTPTDLQLLLDPESEPSESRKKPAGLRQKAAEPLSPMLCLSDVETKIDRKKSQTNQLSKTNAQYHKLFKVVSKDELLKQSYTCALQRDMLYQGKMFVSQNWICFHSKVFGKAIKISIPATSVKIIKKTKTALLVPNALVIETTEMDHVFVSFLSRNNTFKCLKSICPHLEVDKISSSPVASSCENSFRASCPTSLPLDFSGDFSDLDGVVQHRRQDMMESSSSGSQTPDYDKISDFSSLPDPFLSATKTREVSVHADIHLQSPSQKHGAILKNGQSKPPHGLPPKDTSSQPKSLHVILFIYLFLVSLLVLSSCYMAFKIVALEHRLNSLLSMGELIHNENPGSQRSQIEVNAEIYGELSTNLFKLDKIQRNLRKLLDET; this is translated from the exons ATGGTCCCGATGAGCGAGCTGACGGACGCACCTCTGACCCCGCTGGCTGCCCCAGAACAACTTCCCTGCAAAGAGTCCCGGGGGAAAAGCTTGAC GTCTTCTGAGGGGAACAATGAAGaggagaggaggcagaggaggcgTGGACGCACACCTACAGACCTCCAGCTCCTGCTGGACCCAGAGTCAGAACCctcagagagcaggaagaaacCAGCTGGCCTCAG ACAGAAAGCCGCCGAGCCGCTTTCACCAATGCTGTGTCTGAGCGATGTTGAAACCAAGATTGACAGGAAGAAATCCCAGACCAACCAG ttatcAAAGACGAACGCTCAGTACCACAAGTTATTCAAGGTAGTCTCCAAAGATGAACTGCTCAAACAGA GCTACACCTGCGCCCTGCAGAGAGACATGTTATATCAGGGCAAAATGTTCGTCTCGCAAAACTGGATCTGTTTCCACTCCAAAGTCTTTGGCAAAGCAATCAAG ATTTCCATTCCAGCGACTTctgtgaaaataattaaaaaaactaaaacggCATTGTTGGTGCCCAACGCCCTTGTGATTGAAACTACAGAAATGGAC CACGTCTTTGTATCATTTCTCTCCCGAAACAACACCTTTAAATGTCTGAAATCCATCTGCCCTCATTTGGAG GTGGATAAGATTAGTAGCAGCCCTGTAGCCTCCTCCTGTGAAAACAGCTTCAGAGCTAGCTGCCCCACGTCGCTTCCTCTG GACTTTTCTGGAGACTTCTCTGACCTGGATGGAGTTGTGCAGCACAGACGGCAGGACATGATGGAGAGCAGCAGCTCTGGGTCCCAGACTCCAGATTATGACAAAATAAGCG ACTTCAGCAGCCTCCCAGACCCATTTCTAAGTGCAACGAAGACCAGAGAGGTTTCGGTCCATGCAGACATTCACCTCCAGAGTCCAAGCCAGAAGCACGGAGCCATCCTGAAGAACG GCCAAAGCAAGCCACCACATGGTCTTCCACCAAAAGACACGTCCTCACAGCCAAAGTCCTTACACGTCATCCTCTTCATCTATCTGTTTTT AGTCAGCCTTCTTGTCTTGTCCTCCTGTTACATGGCCTTCAAGATTGTAGCTCTTGAGCACCGGTTGAACTCCTTGTTGTCGATGGGAGAACTCATACATAATGA AAATCCTGGGAGCCAAAGGTCGCAGATCGAAGTGAACGCTGAGATATACGGGGAGCTCTCTACTAACCTGTTCAAGTTAGACAAG aTTCAAAGAAACCTCAGGAAGCTCCTGGATGAGACTTAA
- the LOC105915563 gene encoding GRAM domain-containing protein 2B isoform X3 codes for MVPMSELTDAPLTPLAAPEQLPCKESRGKSLTSSEGNNEEERRQRRRGRTPTDLQLLLDPESEPSESRKKPAGLSRQKAAEPLSPMLCLSDVETKIDRKKSQTNQLSKTNAQYHKLFKVVSKDELLKQSYTCALQRDMLYQGKMFVSQNWICFHSKVFGKAIKISIPATSVKIIKKTKTALLVPNALVIETTEMDHVFVSFLSRNNTFKCLKSICPHLEVDKISSSPVASSCENSFRASCPTSLPLDFSGDFSDLDGVVQHRRQDMMESSSSGSQTPDYDKISDFSSLPDPFLSATKTREVSVHADIHLQSPSQKHGAILKNGQSKPPHGLPPKDTSSQPKSLHVILFIYLFLVSLLVLSSCYMAFKIVALEHRLNSLLSMGELIHNDPGSQRSQIEVNAEIYGELSTNLFKLDKIQRNLRKLLDET; via the exons ATGGTCCCGATGAGCGAGCTGACGGACGCACCTCTGACCCCGCTGGCTGCCCCAGAACAACTTCCCTGCAAAGAGTCCCGGGGGAAAAGCTTGAC GTCTTCTGAGGGGAACAATGAAGaggagaggaggcagaggaggcgTGGACGCACACCTACAGACCTCCAGCTCCTGCTGGACCCAGAGTCAGAACCctcagagagcaggaagaaacCAGCTGGCCTCAG CAGACAGAAAGCCGCCGAGCCGCTTTCACCAATGCTGTGTCTGAGCGATGTTGAAACCAAGATTGACAGGAAGAAATCCCAGACCAACCAG ttatcAAAGACGAACGCTCAGTACCACAAGTTATTCAAGGTAGTCTCCAAAGATGAACTGCTCAAACAGA GCTACACCTGCGCCCTGCAGAGAGACATGTTATATCAGGGCAAAATGTTCGTCTCGCAAAACTGGATCTGTTTCCACTCCAAAGTCTTTGGCAAAGCAATCAAG ATTTCCATTCCAGCGACTTctgtgaaaataattaaaaaaactaaaacggCATTGTTGGTGCCCAACGCCCTTGTGATTGAAACTACAGAAATGGAC CACGTCTTTGTATCATTTCTCTCCCGAAACAACACCTTTAAATGTCTGAAATCCATCTGCCCTCATTTGGAG GTGGATAAGATTAGTAGCAGCCCTGTAGCCTCCTCCTGTGAAAACAGCTTCAGAGCTAGCTGCCCCACGTCGCTTCCTCTG GACTTTTCTGGAGACTTCTCTGACCTGGATGGAGTTGTGCAGCACAGACGGCAGGACATGATGGAGAGCAGCAGCTCTGGGTCCCAGACTCCAGATTATGACAAAATAAGCG ACTTCAGCAGCCTCCCAGACCCATTTCTAAGTGCAACGAAGACCAGAGAGGTTTCGGTCCATGCAGACATTCACCTCCAGAGTCCAAGCCAGAAGCACGGAGCCATCCTGAAGAACG GCCAAAGCAAGCCACCACATGGTCTTCCACCAAAAGACACGTCCTCACAGCCAAAGTCCTTACACGTCATCCTCTTCATCTATCTGTTTTT AGTCAGCCTTCTTGTCTTGTCCTCCTGTTACATGGCCTTCAAGATTGTAGCTCTTGAGCACCGGTTGAACTCCTTGTTGTCGATGGGAGAACTCATACATAATGA TCCTGGGAGCCAAAGGTCGCAGATCGAAGTGAACGCTGAGATATACGGGGAGCTCTCTACTAACCTGTTCAAGTTAGACAAG aTTCAAAGAAACCTCAGGAAGCTCCTGGATGAGACTTAA
- the LOC105915563 gene encoding GRAM domain-containing protein 2B isoform X1, whose translation MVPMSELTDAPLTPLAAPEQLPCKESRGKSLTSSEGNNEEERRQRRRGRTPTDLQLLLDPESEPSESRKKPAGLSRQKAAEPLSPMLCLSDVETKIDRKKSQTNQLSKTNAQYHKLFKVVSKDELLKQSYTCALQRDMLYQGKMFVSQNWICFHSKVFGKAIKISIPATSVKIIKKTKTALLVPNALVIETTEMDHVFVSFLSRNNTFKCLKSICPHLEVDKISSSPVASSCENSFRASCPTSLPLDFSGDFSDLDGVVQHRRQDMMESSSSGSQTPDYDKISDFSSLPDPFLSATKTREVSVHADIHLQSPSQKHGAILKNGQSKPPHGLPPKDTSSQPKSLHVILFIYLFLVSLLVLSSCYMAFKIVALEHRLNSLLSMGELIHNENPGSQRSQIEVNAEIYGELSTNLFKLDKIQRNLRKLLDET comes from the exons ATGGTCCCGATGAGCGAGCTGACGGACGCACCTCTGACCCCGCTGGCTGCCCCAGAACAACTTCCCTGCAAAGAGTCCCGGGGGAAAAGCTTGAC GTCTTCTGAGGGGAACAATGAAGaggagaggaggcagaggaggcgTGGACGCACACCTACAGACCTCCAGCTCCTGCTGGACCCAGAGTCAGAACCctcagagagcaggaagaaacCAGCTGGCCTCAG CAGACAGAAAGCCGCCGAGCCGCTTTCACCAATGCTGTGTCTGAGCGATGTTGAAACCAAGATTGACAGGAAGAAATCCCAGACCAACCAG ttatcAAAGACGAACGCTCAGTACCACAAGTTATTCAAGGTAGTCTCCAAAGATGAACTGCTCAAACAGA GCTACACCTGCGCCCTGCAGAGAGACATGTTATATCAGGGCAAAATGTTCGTCTCGCAAAACTGGATCTGTTTCCACTCCAAAGTCTTTGGCAAAGCAATCAAG ATTTCCATTCCAGCGACTTctgtgaaaataattaaaaaaactaaaacggCATTGTTGGTGCCCAACGCCCTTGTGATTGAAACTACAGAAATGGAC CACGTCTTTGTATCATTTCTCTCCCGAAACAACACCTTTAAATGTCTGAAATCCATCTGCCCTCATTTGGAG GTGGATAAGATTAGTAGCAGCCCTGTAGCCTCCTCCTGTGAAAACAGCTTCAGAGCTAGCTGCCCCACGTCGCTTCCTCTG GACTTTTCTGGAGACTTCTCTGACCTGGATGGAGTTGTGCAGCACAGACGGCAGGACATGATGGAGAGCAGCAGCTCTGGGTCCCAGACTCCAGATTATGACAAAATAAGCG ACTTCAGCAGCCTCCCAGACCCATTTCTAAGTGCAACGAAGACCAGAGAGGTTTCGGTCCATGCAGACATTCACCTCCAGAGTCCAAGCCAGAAGCACGGAGCCATCCTGAAGAACG GCCAAAGCAAGCCACCACATGGTCTTCCACCAAAAGACACGTCCTCACAGCCAAAGTCCTTACACGTCATCCTCTTCATCTATCTGTTTTT AGTCAGCCTTCTTGTCTTGTCCTCCTGTTACATGGCCTTCAAGATTGTAGCTCTTGAGCACCGGTTGAACTCCTTGTTGTCGATGGGAGAACTCATACATAATGA AAATCCTGGGAGCCAAAGGTCGCAGATCGAAGTGAACGCTGAGATATACGGGGAGCTCTCTACTAACCTGTTCAAGTTAGACAAG aTTCAAAGAAACCTCAGGAAGCTCCTGGATGAGACTTAA
- the LOC105915563 gene encoding GRAM domain-containing protein 2B isoform X4 yields the protein MVPMSELTDAPLTPLAAPEQLPCKESRGKSLTSSEGNNEEERRQRRRGRTPTDLQLLLDPESEPSESRKKPAGLSRQKAAEPLSPMLCLSDVETKIDRKKSQTNQLSKTNAQYHKLFKVVSKDELLKQSYTCALQRDMLYQGKMFVSQNWICFHSKVFGKAIKISIPATSVKIIKKTKTALLVPNALVIETTEMDHVFVSFLSRNNTFKCLKSICPHLEVDKISSSPVASSCENSFRASCPTSLPLDFSGDFSDLDGVVQHRRQDMMESSSSGSQTPDYDKISDFSSLPDPFLSATKTREVSVHADIHLQSPSQKHGAILKNGQSKPPHGLPPKDTSSQPKSLHVILFIYLFLVSLLVLSSCYMAFKIVALEHRLNSLLSMGELIHNETLWQKSWEPKVADRSER from the exons ATGGTCCCGATGAGCGAGCTGACGGACGCACCTCTGACCCCGCTGGCTGCCCCAGAACAACTTCCCTGCAAAGAGTCCCGGGGGAAAAGCTTGAC GTCTTCTGAGGGGAACAATGAAGaggagaggaggcagaggaggcgTGGACGCACACCTACAGACCTCCAGCTCCTGCTGGACCCAGAGTCAGAACCctcagagagcaggaagaaacCAGCTGGCCTCAG CAGACAGAAAGCCGCCGAGCCGCTTTCACCAATGCTGTGTCTGAGCGATGTTGAAACCAAGATTGACAGGAAGAAATCCCAGACCAACCAG ttatcAAAGACGAACGCTCAGTACCACAAGTTATTCAAGGTAGTCTCCAAAGATGAACTGCTCAAACAGA GCTACACCTGCGCCCTGCAGAGAGACATGTTATATCAGGGCAAAATGTTCGTCTCGCAAAACTGGATCTGTTTCCACTCCAAAGTCTTTGGCAAAGCAATCAAG ATTTCCATTCCAGCGACTTctgtgaaaataattaaaaaaactaaaacggCATTGTTGGTGCCCAACGCCCTTGTGATTGAAACTACAGAAATGGAC CACGTCTTTGTATCATTTCTCTCCCGAAACAACACCTTTAAATGTCTGAAATCCATCTGCCCTCATTTGGAG GTGGATAAGATTAGTAGCAGCCCTGTAGCCTCCTCCTGTGAAAACAGCTTCAGAGCTAGCTGCCCCACGTCGCTTCCTCTG GACTTTTCTGGAGACTTCTCTGACCTGGATGGAGTTGTGCAGCACAGACGGCAGGACATGATGGAGAGCAGCAGCTCTGGGTCCCAGACTCCAGATTATGACAAAATAAGCG ACTTCAGCAGCCTCCCAGACCCATTTCTAAGTGCAACGAAGACCAGAGAGGTTTCGGTCCATGCAGACATTCACCTCCAGAGTCCAAGCCAGAAGCACGGAGCCATCCTGAAGAACG GCCAAAGCAAGCCACCACATGGTCTTCCACCAAAAGACACGTCCTCACAGCCAAAGTCCTTACACGTCATCCTCTTCATCTATCTGTTTTT AGTCAGCCTTCTTGTCTTGTCCTCCTGTTACATGGCCTTCAAGATTGTAGCTCTTGAGCACCGGTTGAACTCCTTGTTGTCGATGGGAGAACTCATACATAATGA AACCTTATGGCAGAAATCCTGGGAGCCAAAGGTCGCAGATCGAAGTGAACGCTGA